Proteins from a single region of Felis catus isolate Fca126 chromosome B4, F.catus_Fca126_mat1.0, whole genome shotgun sequence:
- the LOC101101645 gene encoding olfactory receptor 8S1-like, with protein MASGNHSRITEFILLGLSADPHVQALLFVLFLMIYLLTLLGNLLIILVIHTDSNLHTPMYFFLSHLSFQDLFYSSVTVPKLLENLLSQRKAISVEGCLAQVFFVFATTGIEACLLSVMAYDRYAAICHPLLYGQVMSKQLCERLVWGSWVVAFLDALMNILLALNMDFCDVQTIHHYSCELPSLFPLSCSDVSTNSAMLLCSALLHAIGTCLLIFFSYVRIVSAILSIGSTSGRSKAFSTCSSHLTAVSLFYGSAIFRYLMPTSGSPLELILSIQYSVITPLVNPLIYSWKNKEVKAALRRMTIKYLQCLSTEEI; from the coding sequence ATGGCCTCAGGGAATCACAGCCGCATCACAGAGTTCATTCTCCTCGGGCTGTCTGCTGACCCCCATGTCCAGGCTCTGCTCTTTGTTCTGTTCCTGATGATTTACCTTCTGACTCTGCTGGGGAACCTGCTGATCATACTCGTGATCCATACAGACTCTAACCTGCAcacacccatgtacttcttcctcagcCACCTCTCCTTCCAAGACCTCTTCTATTCTTCCGTCACTGTGCCCAAGCTGCTGGAGAACCTCCTGTCTCAGAGAAAAGCCATCTCAGTAGAGGGCTGCCTGGCTCAGGTATTCTTTGTGTTTGCCACTACGGGGATTGAGGCTTGCCTGCTCTcagtgatggcctatgaccgctatgcCGCCATCTGCCACCCTCTGCTCTATGGCCAGGTGATGAGTAAACAGCTATGTGAGAGGCTGGTGTGGGGTTCTTGGGTTGTGGCCTTTCTGGATGCACTCATGAACATCCTCCTGGCTTTGAATATGGACTTCTGTGATGTTCAAACCATCCACCACTACTCCTGTGAGctgccttccctcttccctctctcctgctctgatGTCTCCACCAACTCGGCGATGCTACTCTGCTCTGCGCTCCTGCATGCCATTGGGACCTGCCTCCTGATCTTTTTCTCTTACGTTCGCATTGTCTCCGCCATCCTGAGCATCGGCTCCACCTCAGGCAGAAGCAaggccttctccacctgctcctcccacctgACTGCAGTGAGCCTGTTCTATGGCTCAGCCATTTTTCGCTATCTCATGCCAACCTCGGGTTCACCTCTGGAGCTGATCCTCTCCATACAGTACAGTGTAATCACGCCCCTGGTGAATCCGCTCATCTACAGCTGGAAGAACAAGGAGGTGAAGGCAGCTCTGAGGAGAATGacgataaaatatttacaatgtctCAGCACAGAAGAGATAtaa
- the LOC101080462 gene encoding olfactory receptor 8S1-like — MALRNHSTITEFILLGLSADPEVQALLFALFLGIYLLTMMGNLMMLLVTRADSQLHTPMYYFLSHLSFLDLCFSSVTVPKLLENLLSERKIISKEGCLIQAFFVLAIGGTEIFLLSAMAYDRYAAICHPLLYGQMMSSQLCVRLVWVSWSLGFLDAVINIPLAMNLNFCEAHTISHYSCELPSLFPLSCSDVSSNVTVLIASTLLHGFGTFVLIFFSYARVATTILSISSTTGRSKAFSTCSSHLTTVSFFYGSAFLRYLVPTSGSPLELIFSIQYGVVTPLVNPLIYSLKNKEVKAALRRMLEKCLQWHKYQATKR, encoded by the coding sequence ATGGCCTTGAGAAACCACAGCACCATCACGGAGTTCATCCTCCTTGGGCTGTCGGCTGACCCCGAAGTCCAGGCGCTGCTCTTTGCGCTCTTCCTGGGGATTTACCTCCTGACCATGATGGGGAACCTGATGATGCTGCTGGTGACCAGAGCTGATTCCCAGCTCCACACACCCATGTATTATTTCCTGAGTCATCTCTCCTTCCTggatctttgcttttcttcagtCACTGTGCCCAAGCTTCTGGAGAACCTCCTGTCTGAAAGGAAAATCATCTCAAAAGAGGGCTGCCTGATTCAAGCTTTCTTTGTGTTGGCCATTGGAGGAACAGAAATTTTCCTGCTGTCtgccatggcctatgaccgctatgctGCCATCTGCCACCCTCTGCTCTATGGCCAGATGATGAGCAGCCAGCTGTGTGTAAGGCTGGTATGGGTTTCATGGAGCCTGGGTTTCCTGGATGCAGTTATCAACATCCCCCTGGCTATGAACTTGAACTTCTGTGAAGCCCATACCATCTCCCACTACAGCTGTGAGctaccctctctctttcctttgtcctGCTCTGACGTCTCCAGCAATGTCACTGTCCTGATTGCTTCCACACTCTTGCATGGCTTTGGTACATTCGTCCTGATCTTCTTCTCTTATGCCCGTGTTGCAACCACCATCCTGAGCATCAGCTCCACCACAGGCAGAAGCAaggccttctccacctgctcctcccacctcacCACAGTGAGCTTCTTCTATGGATCAGCTTTCCTTCGTTATCTCGTGCCAACTTCAGGCTCACCGCTGGAGCTCATCTTCTCCATACAGTATGGTGTGGTCACTCCCCTAGTGAATCCCCTCATCTATAgcctgaaaaacaaagaagtaaaggcGGCTCTGAGAAGAATGTTGGAGAAATGTTTGCAGTGGCATAAGTATCAGGCTACAAAGAGATGA
- the LOC101080978 gene encoding olfactory receptor 8S1-like, translating into MAWRNHSIITEFILTGLSDDPHIQALLFVLFLGIYLLTMMGNLMLLLVIRTDSRLHTPMYFFLSNLSFMDLCFSSVTMPKLLKDLLSEKKTISVEGCLTQVFFVFFSSGTEACLLSVMAYDRYAAICHPLLYGQVMSSQLCVGLVLASWGLASLNAFVIVLLAINLDFCEAQTIHHYTCELPALFPLSCSDISITTNILLCSSLLHGLGTFLPIFFSYARIISTILHISSTSGRSKAFSTCSSHLIAVILFFGSGFLCYLMPPSGSSLDLLLSLQYSAVTPLLNPLIYSLKNVEVKAAVRRTLGKYL; encoded by the coding sequence ATGGCCTGGAGGAACCACAGCATCATCACCGAGTTCATTCTCACGGGGCTGTCCGACGACCCCCACATCCAGGCTCTGCTCTTCGTGCTCTTCCTGGGGATTTACCTCCTGACCATGATGGGGAATCTGATGCTGCTGCTGGTGATCAGGACCGACTCCCGCCTCCACacgcccatgtacttcttcctgagTAACCTGTCCTTCATGGacctctgcttctcttctgtCACTATGCCCAAGCTACTGAAGGACCTTCTGTCTGAGAAGAAAACCATCTCAGTAGAAGGCTGCCTGACTCAggtgttctttgtgtttttttcttcggGGACTGAAGCCTGTCTGCTCTCggtgatggcctatgaccgctatgcCGCCATCTGCCACCCTCTGCTCTACGGCCAAGTGATGAGCAGCCAGCTTTGTGTGGGGCTGGTGCTGGCCTCATGGGGCCTGGCCTCTCTCAATGCATTTGTCATTGTGCTTTTGGCTATTAACCTGGACTTCTGTGAGGCCCAAACCATCCACCACTACACCTGTGAGCTGCCTGCTCTTTTCCCTCTGTCTTGTTCTGATATCTCCATCACAACCAATATCCTGCTCTGCTCCAGTTTACTGCACGGGCTGGGAACCTTCCTCCCAATCTTTTTCTCCTATGCCCGTATTATCTCCACCATCCTGCACATCAGCTCCACCTCAGGCAGAAGCAaggccttctccacctgctcctcccacctcatCGCAGTGATCCTGTTCTTTGGCTCAGGTTTTCTTTGTTATCTCATGCCTCCCTCGGGTTCCTCTTTGGATTTGCTCCTCTCCTTGCAGTACAGTGCAGTCACACCCTTGCTGAATCCCCTCATCTACAGCCTAAAGAACGTAGAGGTGAAGGCGGCTGTGAGAAGGACACTGGGGAAATATCTCTAA